One part of the Roseomonas gilardii genome encodes these proteins:
- a CDS encoding ABC transporter substrate-binding protein: MRRRGLLATSLAAGLAVPPLALPGLVRARAASSGGSVLRFVPQSDLAVLDPIWSTAYVTRNHALMVFDTLYGMDSAFRARPQMVAGHEVSPDGLDWRLTLREGLRFHDGEPVLARDCVASIRRWGARDGFGQTLMAATEELSAEGDRVIRFRLKRPFPLLPDALGKAGSAICAIMPERLAKTDPFTQVTEMVGSGPFRFLAQERVAGSRVVYARHEQYVPRPEDEAGGPADFTAGPKRVHFDRVEWHVLPDAATAANAMRAGEMDWWENPTADLLPMLRQDAKLTVAQRDVAGYVGCLRFNHLNPPFDNPAIRRALLGAVSQADYMTAVAGTDRSNWSDGVGYFPPVSPLASDAGMASLTGPRDLAAARRALAEAGYDGQKVVLLSPSDFPTLKALADVTADLLRRLGMNLDEQAMDWGSMVQRLPKRDPVGAGGWSVFGTFWSGIDQINPAVHSYLRGNGMATGWPRSEALESLRDEWLAAPDAAAQKAIAARIQEQAFRDVPYIPLGQMLASTVFRREIVDIPKGFVLFWSTRRA, encoded by the coding sequence ATGCGTCGCCGCGGGCTCCTGGCAACCTCCCTGGCGGCGGGCCTGGCCGTCCCTCCCCTGGCCCTGCCGGGCCTCGTCCGCGCCCGGGCCGCGTCGTCCGGCGGCTCCGTGCTGCGCTTCGTGCCACAATCCGACCTCGCCGTGCTCGATCCCATCTGGAGCACGGCCTATGTCACGCGCAACCACGCGCTGATGGTCTTCGATACGCTCTACGGCATGGACAGCGCCTTCCGCGCCCGGCCGCAGATGGTGGCAGGGCACGAGGTCTCGCCGGACGGGCTGGACTGGCGCCTGACGCTGCGCGAAGGCCTGCGCTTCCATGACGGGGAGCCGGTGCTGGCGCGGGACTGCGTCGCCTCCATCCGCCGCTGGGGCGCGCGCGACGGGTTCGGCCAGACGCTGATGGCGGCGACGGAGGAACTTTCCGCCGAGGGCGACCGGGTGATCCGCTTCCGCCTGAAGCGCCCCTTCCCGCTCCTGCCGGATGCGCTGGGCAAGGCGGGTTCCGCGATCTGTGCCATCATGCCGGAGCGCCTGGCGAAGACCGATCCCTTCACCCAGGTGACGGAGATGGTGGGCAGCGGCCCCTTCCGCTTCCTGGCCCAGGAGCGCGTGGCGGGTTCGCGCGTCGTCTATGCGCGCCACGAGCAGTACGTGCCGCGGCCGGAGGACGAGGCGGGCGGCCCCGCCGACTTCACCGCCGGGCCGAAGCGGGTGCATTTCGACCGCGTGGAATGGCATGTCCTGCCCGACGCCGCGACCGCCGCCAATGCCATGCGCGCGGGCGAGATGGACTGGTGGGAGAACCCGACCGCCGACCTGCTGCCCATGCTGCGCCAGGACGCGAAGCTCACCGTCGCGCAGCGCGATGTCGCCGGCTATGTCGGCTGCCTGCGCTTCAACCACCTGAACCCGCCCTTCGACAACCCGGCCATCCGCCGCGCCCTGCTCGGCGCCGTGTCGCAGGCCGACTACATGACCGCCGTGGCCGGCACCGACCGGAGCAACTGGAGCGACGGCGTCGGCTATTTCCCGCCGGTCTCGCCGCTGGCCAGCGATGCCGGGATGGCGTCGCTCACCGGCCCGCGCGACCTCGCGGCGGCCCGCCGGGCCCTGGCCGAGGCGGGCTATGACGGCCAGAAGGTGGTTCTGCTCTCGCCCTCGGACTTCCCGACGCTGAAGGCCCTGGCGGATGTCACCGCCGACCTGCTGCGCCGGCTCGGGATGAACCTCGACGAACAGGCGATGGACTGGGGCTCGATGGTGCAGCGCCTGCCCAAGCGCGACCCGGTCGGGGCGGGCGGCTGGAGCGTCTTCGGCACCTTCTGGTCCGGCATCGACCAGATCAATCCCGCCGTGCACAGCTATCTGCGCGGCAACGGCATGGCCACCGGCTGGCCGCGCAGCGAGGCGCTGGAATCCCTGCGCGACGAATGGCTCGCCGCGCCCGACGCGGCGGCGCAGAAGGCCATCGCGGCGCGCATCCAGGAACAGGCCTTCCGCGACGTGCCCTATATCCCGCTCGGCCAGATGCTCGCCTCCACCGTCTTCCGGCGGGAGATCGTGGACATCCCCAAGGGCTTCGTCCTGTTCTGGAGCACCCGCCGTGCCTGA
- the ptsP gene encoding phosphoenolpyruvate--protein phosphotransferase yields MILSAERIRLDAKPESKDEAIRQAAQLLVDTGAIAPAYVESMLRREGEAETYLGDGIAIPHGQRNDRNLIHSTAISVLQVPQGVDWGEDKARLVVAIAAQGDEHIEVLRRLTEVLGDSALAERLATTRDPGLILRTLDPDAAPAGAPAPAMPPAASLEASGEGFSIGVQAPGAAGLHARPARALAGIAKRYDAAVEIRHGERRADAKSMISLLQLGAGANAQLTVTAHGPQAAEALEAVRAGFVAGLGEGDDDHAPADRAPEAVAPVAEEGAIAGLPASPGVAIGVIFRHRSESAGYAETAADPAAERAALDGALAEAKAELRQVAADMTTRIGAKHAAIFGAHEEFLEDPELLADARMRIEKGASAPAAWDGATASRAEALVALGDPLLAERANDLKDVSRRVLRRLTGASGDPDISVPLPERAVVVAEDLTPSETAGLDPMRVVGLVTAAGGPTAHTAILARALGIPAIVAAGPAVMELPDGTPVIVDGDRGLLRPDPDAAQIAAAEKAIASGRDRAAAAKAAAFRPAVTRDGHRVEVAANCRKPEEAVEAVAAGAEGTGLVRSEFLFDDRAEPPTEDEQFEIYRKLAEGFGGLPVVLRTLDAGGDKPLRFVRHPAEANPFLGLRGLRLCLANPALFRPQIRAALRAAKHGDIRIMLPMVDGLADLRAAKALIEEERRALIAPPVEVGIMVEVPAAAVMADQLAAEADFFSIGTNDLTQYTLAVDRLHPTLGARSDALDPAVLRLIDMTVKAAHARGRWVGVCGNMAADPVAAPILVGLGVDELSVSIPNVAALKAQIRGLSRTEAERLARTALNCATAAEVRALPVAREMAHAA; encoded by the coding sequence GTGATCCTTTCCGCCGAACGCATCCGCCTCGACGCGAAGCCGGAGTCCAAGGACGAGGCCATCCGGCAGGCGGCCCAGCTCCTCGTGGACACGGGCGCCATCGCGCCCGCCTATGTGGAGAGCATGCTGCGCCGGGAGGGCGAGGCCGAGACCTATCTCGGCGACGGCATCGCCATTCCGCATGGCCAGCGCAACGACCGGAACCTGATCCACAGCACCGCCATCTCCGTGCTCCAGGTGCCGCAGGGCGTGGACTGGGGCGAGGACAAGGCCCGGCTGGTGGTGGCCATCGCCGCCCAGGGCGACGAGCATATCGAGGTGCTGCGCCGCCTGACCGAAGTCCTGGGCGACAGCGCGCTCGCTGAGCGGCTCGCCACCACGCGCGATCCCGGGCTGATCCTGCGCACGCTGGACCCCGACGCGGCACCGGCCGGGGCCCCCGCCCCCGCCATGCCGCCGGCGGCTTCCCTGGAAGCCTCGGGCGAGGGCTTCTCCATCGGCGTGCAGGCGCCGGGCGCCGCCGGGCTGCACGCCCGCCCGGCCCGCGCGCTGGCCGGCATCGCCAAGCGCTACGATGCCGCCGTCGAGATCCGCCACGGCGAGCGCCGGGCCGATGCGAAGAGCATGATCTCGCTGCTGCAGCTCGGCGCCGGGGCGAATGCCCAGCTCACCGTCACCGCCCATGGCCCGCAGGCCGCCGAGGCGCTGGAGGCGGTGCGCGCGGGCTTCGTCGCCGGGCTGGGGGAGGGGGATGACGACCACGCTCCCGCCGACCGCGCCCCGGAGGCCGTGGCCCCGGTGGCCGAGGAGGGGGCCATCGCCGGCCTGCCCGCCAGCCCCGGCGTCGCGATCGGCGTGATCTTCCGCCACCGCTCCGAGAGCGCGGGCTATGCCGAGACGGCCGCCGACCCGGCCGCCGAGCGCGCGGCGCTGGACGGCGCGCTGGCCGAGGCCAAGGCCGAGCTGCGCCAGGTGGCGGCGGACATGACCACGCGCATCGGCGCCAAGCACGCCGCGATCTTCGGCGCGCATGAGGAGTTCCTGGAGGACCCGGAGCTGCTGGCCGATGCCCGGATGCGGATCGAGAAGGGCGCCTCCGCCCCGGCCGCCTGGGACGGCGCCACCGCCTCCCGCGCCGAGGCGCTGGTGGCGCTGGGCGACCCGTTGCTGGCGGAGCGCGCCAACGACCTGAAGGACGTCTCCCGCCGCGTGCTGCGGCGCCTCACCGGCGCCAGCGGCGATCCCGACATCTCCGTCCCGCTGCCCGAGCGCGCGGTGGTGGTGGCCGAGGACCTGACCCCCTCCGAGACCGCCGGGCTCGACCCGATGCGGGTGGTGGGGCTGGTGACGGCGGCGGGCGGGCCCACGGCGCATACCGCCATCCTGGCGCGCGCCCTGGGCATCCCCGCCATCGTCGCCGCGGGCCCCGCCGTGATGGAGCTGCCGGACGGCACGCCGGTGATCGTGGATGGCGACCGCGGCCTGCTGCGCCCCGATCCGGACGCGGCGCAGATCGCCGCGGCGGAGAAGGCCATCGCCAGCGGGCGCGACCGCGCCGCCGCCGCCAAGGCCGCCGCCTTCCGTCCCGCCGTGACGCGGGACGGGCACCGGGTGGAGGTCGCGGCCAATTGCCGCAAGCCGGAGGAGGCGGTGGAGGCCGTGGCCGCCGGCGCCGAGGGCACCGGGCTGGTGCGCTCCGAGTTCTTGTTCGACGACCGCGCCGAGCCGCCGACCGAGGACGAGCAGTTCGAGATCTACCGCAAGCTGGCCGAGGGCTTCGGCGGGCTGCCGGTGGTGCTGCGGACGCTGGATGCGGGTGGCGACAAGCCGCTGCGCTTCGTGCGCCACCCGGCCGAGGCCAATCCCTTCCTGGGCCTGCGTGGCCTGCGCCTCTGCCTCGCCAATCCGGCGCTGTTCCGGCCGCAGATCCGTGCCGCCCTGCGCGCGGCGAAGCATGGCGACATCCGCATCATGCTGCCGATGGTGGACGGGCTCGCCGACCTGCGCGCCGCCAAGGCGCTGATCGAGGAGGAGCGCCGCGCCCTGATCGCCCCGCCGGTCGAGGTGGGCATCATGGTCGAGGTCCCCGCCGCCGCGGTGATGGCCGACCAGCTCGCCGCCGAGGCGGATTTCTTCTCCATCGGCACCAACGACCTGACGCAGTACACGCTGGCGGTGGACCGGCTGCACCCGACGCTGGGCGCGCGCTCGGACGCGCTGGACCCGGCGGTGCTGCGGCTGATCGACATGACGGTGAAGGCCGCCCATGCGCGCGGCCGCTGGGTCGGCGTCTGCGGCAACATGGCGGCGGACCCGGTGGCTGCGCCGATCCTGGTGGGCCTCGGAGTGGACGAGCTGTCGGTCTCCATCCCCAACGTGGCGGCGCTGAAGGCGCAGATCCGCGGCCTCAGCCGCACCGAGGCCGAGCGTCTGGCGCGCACCGCGCTGAACTGCGCCACCGCCGCCGAGGTCCGGGCCCTGCCCGTGGCGCGGGAGATGGCCCATGCCGCCTGA
- a CDS encoding P1 family peptidase, with the protein MPDAPPLNLITDIPGITVGHATDLALGSGVTAILFAGGATAAVSMRGGAPGSRDTELLALDKTVEKVDGIVLSGGSTFGLDAGTGVQAALRELGRGQNFAGITIPLAPQAILFDLRNGGDKDWGRFPPYRELGYAAAMEAAGQDSGHGFALGSVGAGTGATTPLVKGGIGSASLLSESGHVVAAIVAVNAVGSPLVGEGPWFWSAPFERDGEFGGRGLPARFAPEHLRPRFKGGPGTATTIGLIATNAALTKAQAARLASMADDGLARAILPAHAPNDGDTIFAAATGEVPLANPLRDLTLLGHAATIAMARAVARGVFEATALPYPGAQPSWRERFGG; encoded by the coding sequence GTGCCTGATGCACCACCACTGAACCTGATCACCGACATCCCCGGCATCACCGTCGGCCATGCCACGGACCTCGCCCTCGGCTCGGGCGTCACTGCGATCCTTTTCGCCGGTGGCGCTACCGCCGCCGTCAGCATGCGTGGCGGCGCCCCAGGCTCGCGCGACACGGAGCTGCTGGCGCTCGACAAGACGGTGGAGAAGGTGGACGGGATCGTTCTGTCTGGCGGCTCCACCTTCGGCCTCGATGCCGGGACCGGGGTGCAGGCGGCGCTGCGCGAGCTGGGGCGCGGGCAGAACTTCGCCGGCATCACCATCCCGCTGGCGCCGCAGGCCATCCTGTTCGACCTGCGCAATGGCGGCGACAAGGACTGGGGCCGCTTCCCGCCCTATCGCGAGCTCGGCTACGCCGCCGCGATGGAGGCCGCCGGCCAGGACTCCGGCCATGGCTTCGCACTCGGCAGCGTCGGGGCCGGGACGGGCGCCACCACGCCGCTGGTCAAGGGCGGGATCGGCTCCGCCAGCCTGCTGAGCGAGAGCGGCCATGTCGTCGCGGCCATCGTGGCGGTGAACGCGGTCGGTTCCCCCCTGGTCGGGGAAGGCCCATGGTTCTGGTCCGCCCCCTTCGAGCGGGACGGGGAATTCGGCGGCCGCGGCCTGCCCGCCCGCTTCGCGCCGGAACACCTGCGGCCGCGCTTCAAGGGCGGCCCCGGCACCGCCACCACGATCGGGCTGATCGCCACCAATGCCGCGCTGACCAAGGCCCAGGCCGCGCGCCTCGCCAGCATGGCGGATGACGGGCTGGCCCGCGCCATCCTGCCCGCCCATGCGCCGAACGACGGCGATACAATCTTCGCCGCCGCCACGGGGGAGGTGCCGTTGGCGAACCCGCTGCGCGACCTGACCCTGCTCGGCCATGCGGCGACCATCGCCATGGCCCGGGCGGTGGCACGCGGGGTCTTCGAGGCGACGGCGCTACCCTATCCGGGCGCGCAGCCTTCCTGGCGCGAGCGTTTCGGGGGGTGA